The Pirellulales bacterium DNA segment CCTCCGAGTGGACCTTGGCGATTTCGGCCATCGGCGCGCCGGAGTACACCTGATAGCCGAGCCGGCGGGCCAGCTCCCAGGCCTCTTGCCGGCCGCGACGGCGCCCGTAATTCACGTGAATCTGCTCGAAGCGGACCTTGGCCGGAAACTCGTACTCGCGGTGGTGCTCGTGATAAAAAGCCAGCATCTGTTCGTGGCTCACGTGCTCGTCGAACTTGGCGTCTTTTCGCATCCACTCCTGAACGAGGATCATCTCGACAAAGGATTTCCTTTGCTCCTTGAGCGAGGTGCCATACTCTTTCAGCTTGGCGTCGACCTCGCTTTCCGTCGTGACGCCCAACTTTTTTTTCATCTCCGGCAGCCGTTCTTTCTCGAAGTGCTGCAGAATCTGCTTCTCCATTTCCGGAAACTTTCCTTCCGGCACGTTCTTTTTCATCTCCTGCACCACCAACTTCGTCTGCAGGAGCGATTTCACGTGCTTGGCCATGACCATCTGAAAAAACTGATCGTGCTGCTCGGGCGGCACCTGTCTCGCCAAATGCTTAAACTCTTCTTGGACCGCCGGCAACACGTCGGCGGCCAGGATCACCTCATTGCCAAACTTGGCCACCACCTTGGCGCTTGGGATCGGAACCGGCCGCGTCACTTCCAAGGCCCCGGCACCGCTGGGATCGATCTGGAGCTGGGTGAAGGGGGTCTGCCGTGCGCGGCTGGGCTGGCCGGGCGGCGCCGCGGGCGGCTTGCCGGTCGGCGGCAGCCGTTGAGGCGCGGGTCGTCCGCGGTAGACCGCGCCGTTCGGCGGCGGCGCCGCGTTGCCGTCGGCGGGAGTCTGAGCCTGGGCCGCGGCCGTCTCCACCAGGGCGGTCAGCCAGTGCATCGGCAGACCGTGCCGCACCCAGAGCGTCGCCGCCAGGGCCGCTGTGACGCTGAACAAGGTTGGATAAAACAGACGCGACACAGAGGAAGGGGTTTGGGGTTTGGGGTCTGGGGTTGGGTAGATTGCAAATTGCAAATTGCCTGACGCCTATCGCCTTTCGCCTATCGCGCGCGGAGTATAGCTGCCCGTTTAGTCCCCTTGCAACACGGATTTGACCAGTTCATAAAGTTCGTCGGGTGGCGGAACTTGTTTGCCAATCGGTAGATAGGCACTCCGCGCGTCAACCACGCGCAACCGGCCCCCCTGGTGCCGGGCCAACTCCTCGATCCGCGCACGGTTCTTGTAGCTGAACACCACGTAGCCGTCTTCCAAGTGCAGGCAGTCGATTTGCCAACCCTGAGCCAGAATTGCCACCTCGGTCCGCACCAGCAGCCGCTCGGCCATCTCCGGCCGCGGACCAAACCGGTCGCTCAACTCGGCCGCAAAATCCGCCAACTCGGCCAGCGTGGTGACGCGCGCCAGCCGCCGATAAAGGTCGATCTTCAACCGCATGTCGGGCACATAGCGCCGCGGCAGGTACGCTTCGCCCGGCAGGTCCACATTGACCTCAATCGTCATCTTCGGCGCAAGATGTTTGAGGCTGCGGACCGCTTTTTCGAGCAGCTCGCAATACAGCTCATACCCAACCGCCGCAATATGCCCGCTTTGCTCAGTCCCCAGAATGTTGCCGGCCCCGCGAATTTCCAGGTCGCGCATGGCGATGGCGAATCCGGCCCCCATGTCGCTGAACTCGGCGATGGCCGCCAGCCGCTTGGTGGCCGTCGAGGTGAGCGAGTGGTTCGGATCGACTACCAGGTAGCAATAGGCCCGGTGCTTGTAGCGGCCCACGCGGCCCCGCAACTGGTGCATGTCGGCCAGCCCATATTGATCGGCGTCGTCGATGAAAATCGTGTTGGCGTTGGGGATGTCGAGGCCGCTTTCGATGATCGTGGTGGCCAACAGCAGGTCGTATTTGTGGTCGATGAAATCGAGCATCACCTGTTCGAGCTGGCCTTCCGACATCTGCCCGTGGCCGATGGCGATGCGCGCTTCGGGCACGATCTGCTGCAATTGCCGGGCCACGTTCTCAATGTCGTATACGCGGTTGTGGACGAAGAAGATCTGCCCGTTGCGGTTCAACTCGCGCATGGCGGCATGCCGCACCAAGTCGGCGTCGAAGCGGACCACGCGGGTCTCGATCGGCAGCCGGTCGGCTGGCGGCGTTTCCAGATTGCTGATGTCGCGCAGACCCAAGAGCGACATGTGCAGCGTGCGTGGAATCGGGGTGGCGGTGAGCGTCATCACGTCGACCATCTGCCGGCAGGCCTTGAGCCGCTCTTTGACGGCCACGCCGAACCGCTGCTCTTCGTCGATGATCACCAGCCCCAGGTTGTGAAACCGCACGTCGGCCTGCGCCAGCCGGTGCGTGCCGATGACCACGTCGAGCGAACCGCCGGCCAGCCGCTCCAGGATCTTCTTCTGCTCCCGCGCGGTGCAGAAGCGGCTGAGCACGGCGATCTCGAAGGGAAACTCGGCCATGCGGCTGCGGAACGTGCGGCCGTGCTGCTCGGCCAGCACGGTGGTGGGCACGAGCACGGCCACCTGATAGCCGGCGTCGATGGCCTTGAAGGCCGCCCGCATCGCCAGCTCGGTTTTGCCATAGCCCACGTCGCCGCAGATCAGCCGGTCCATGGGACGCGGTTCGTGCATGTCTCGCTTGATGGCCGCGACGCCGACAAGCTGGTCGGGCGTTTCGAGGTAGGGAAACGAGGCATCGAACTCGCGCTGCCACTCGCTGTCGAGCGGAAAACTGATGCCGCTGCGTGAGGCCCGCGCGGCCTGCAAGTCGAGCATGTCGGCGGCCATGTCGTTGACGGCGGCCTCGGCGGCCTTCTTTTGCCGGACCCAGGTTTGCCCGCCGATGCGGGCCAGATTCGGCCGGCTTTTCGCCCCGCCTACATATTTCTGCACCAGCTCGATCTTGGAACAAGGCACGTAGACCTTGGTGCCGCCGTGGAACTCGATCTCCAGATGCTCTTCGCCGCCCTCTTGCTCGCCCAGCAGCTTCAGGCCGCGATAACGGCCGATGCCGTGGGCCAGGTGGACCACGTAATCGCCGTCGCGCAGCTCCAGAAAACTGTCGATCACGCGGCCCAGCCGGCGCCGCGAGGGCCGGCTCAGATCGGCCCGATGAAACAGCTCGCTGCCACTGACCAGCACGATGCGATCGATCACCAGGCGGAAACCGGCCCGCAGCCGGCCGAGTGGAAAGTGCAGCTTGCCTTGCGC contains these protein-coding regions:
- a CDS encoding peptidyl-prolyl cis-trans isomerase encodes the protein MSRLFYPTLFSVTAALAATLWVRHGLPMHWLTALVETAAAQAQTPADGNAAPPPNGAVYRGRPAPQRLPPTGKPPAAPPGQPSRARQTPFTQLQIDPSGAGALEVTRPVPIPSAKVVAKFGNEVILAADVLPAVQEEFKHLARQVPPEQHDQFFQMVMAKHVKSLLQTKLVVQEMKKNVPEGKFPEMEKQILQHFEKERLPEMKKKLGVTTESEVDAKLKEYGTSLKEQRKSFVEMILVQEWMRKDAKFDEHVSHEQMLAFYHEHHREYEFPAKVRFEQIHVNYGRRRGRQEAWELARRLGYQVYSGAPMAEIAKVHSEGAKADQGGLHDWTSKGSLKCKELDAALFSLPVGVLSNPIDDGRGFTIVRVVQRTEAGATSFRDAQAGIKVKITEQRGMDARNKAITAFFEKMKTKVWTAYDDMPEPKAQNAKKPTNRMLR
- the mfd gene encoding transcription-repair coupling factor; its protein translation is MASAEIAITAAERLWQLADRLESTDGFAEVVASLQSGHGATLDGVWGSSCALVAATLLRHAPASLVVVCPQTSDIDDFCDDLAVFSEIRPERWPAWETTPTEQSVADDVFGDRLRLLKMLDGAGPPKLVVASIQGLLQPVPDKPSIGRQTRRLATGNTIDVEQLSRWLVDQGFHNTSAVQLPGEFSFRGGILDLFGADWYDPVRVELFGDQIESIRRFEVASQRSLGVVEAVELTVLKPTTADREFFTTYLPQRSWFLLVEPTQLEDEGRHYLGRLDDAAEAHTLKQVLEGIYQFPSVTASSISIGSMETTCRLKIESVERFSGDIGKVRNELETAGEGQEVFVVCQNDAEGKRLAEIFESTRLAAQGKLHFPLGRLRAGFRLVIDRIVLVSGSELFHRADLSRPSRRRLGRVIDSFLELRDGDYVVHLAHGIGRYRGLKLLGEQEGGEEHLEIEFHGGTKVYVPCSKIELVQKYVGGAKSRPNLARIGGQTWVRQKKAAEAAVNDMAADMLDLQAARASRSGISFPLDSEWQREFDASFPYLETPDQLVGVAAIKRDMHEPRPMDRLICGDVGYGKTELAMRAAFKAIDAGYQVAVLVPTTVLAEQHGRTFRSRMAEFPFEIAVLSRFCTAREQKKILERLAGGSLDVVIGTHRLAQADVRFHNLGLVIIDEEQRFGVAVKERLKACRQMVDVMTLTATPIPRTLHMSLLGLRDISNLETPPADRLPIETRVVRFDADLVRHAAMRELNRNGQIFFVHNRVYDIENVARQLQQIVPEARIAIGHGQMSEGQLEQVMLDFIDHKYDLLLATTIIESGLDIPNANTIFIDDADQYGLADMHQLRGRVGRYKHRAYCYLVVDPNHSLTSTATKRLAAIAEFSDMGAGFAIAMRDLEIRGAGNILGTEQSGHIAAVGYELYCELLEKAVRSLKHLAPKMTIEVNVDLPGEAYLPRRYVPDMRLKIDLYRRLARVTTLAELADFAAELSDRFGPRPEMAERLLVRTEVAILAQGWQIDCLHLEDGYVVFSYKNRARIEELARHQGGRLRVVDARSAYLPIGKQVPPPDELYELVKSVLQGD